The window GAGGTGGAAACGGCCGGGGACGGCCGGAGCGGCATTGAGAAAACCCGTCTCTTCGAACCCGACGTCGTCCTTCTCGACATGAATCTTCCCGATATGTCCGGGCTCGATGTCCTGGCCGGACTCCGGGAGATCCGGCCTCCCGCCGAAATCATCATCATCACGGCCTTCGGCAACATCCGGAACGCCGTCGAGGCCGTCAAACTCGGCGCTTACGCCTACCTGGAAAAACCCGTCGACAACGAAGAACTCATGCTCAACATCTCGCGCATTCTCGAGATCCGAAATCTCAGACATCAAGTTGAAACTCTTCGTTCGGAATTGTCTTCCCGCTTCCGGTTTTCGAACATCGTCGGGACATCGGGACGTATGAATTCGGTTTTCCAGCTCATGGAAAAGATCAGCCGGGTCGACGGGACGGTCCTGATCACGGGTGAAAGCGGCACGGGCAAGGAACTTGCGGCCCGGGCCGTCCATTTCGCCGGGCCGCGCCGGGACGGGCCGTTCGTCGTCGTCAACTGCGGCGCCGTGCCCCGCGACCTCATCGAGTCGGAATTCTTCGGCCATGTCAAAGGCGCCTTCACGGATGCCCGGGCCGACAAGATCGGCAAATTCGAACTGGCCCACACGGGAACAATTTTTCTCGATGAGGTCGGCGAACTCTCCCAGGAAGCCCAGGTCAAACTCCTGCGGGCTCTCGGCGAAAGGGAGATCATCCGGATCGGCGGGACGCAGACCGTTCCGGTGGACGTGCGCGTCATCGCGGCGACGAACAAGAACCTCGAAGAGGAAGTCCGCAAGGGAAGCTTTCGGGAGGACCTCTATTTCCGGCTGGCCGTCCTGTCCCTCCGTCTTCCGCCGTTGAGGGAGAGAGTCGATGACATCCCCCCGCTGGTCGATCACTTTGTCCGGAAATATTCCGGAGAACTCGGCAAAACCTTCGCGGGGTTCACATCCGGCGCCCTGGCCCGTCTGATCTCCTACGCCTGGCCGGGGAATGTCCGCGAACTCGAGAATGTCGTCTACGAAGCCCTGGTCATGTCCGAAGGCGAATGGGTGGACGAGGCGGCTCTTCCGGCCAGGATCCGGACCGGAGGATTCGTTCCGGCATCCCGGGATCCCGCCGCCGCTCCTCCCGCATCCATGAAAGAGGAATCGCAGCGAGCCGCCGCCCGGACCGAAAGAGATCTCATCCTTGAGGCTCTTCGCCAAGCAGGCGGAAACCGAACCCGGGCGGCCCGGATTCTGGGTGTGAGCCGCAAGACCCTGTTCAACAAAATGACGGCGCTCGACATCCGCTGGCCGTCATAAATCAACGTCTTACGATTTTGCCTTGGCCATCCGGCCGAACGGGGACTGTCGAAACGCGGTTTCCCAGCGAGCTTGACGCCTGGCGGAATAACCCCGCGGCTCACCGCGGGGAGCCGGGTGTCGGGGAACCCAAGGGGGTATGCCCTCTTGGTCGCAGCACGGGATTCTAACCCGCGCGAGAACGGGAGGACCCGGGACATCAGCCGAAGACCGATGTCCCGGCCTGCGCCGGCTGCTCCTCCATGTACTGGATATAGAGGTCGGTCAGGTCCGCCCCCTCCAGATCCTTGGCGGTTTTCAGCATCACCAGCCGCCCCTTTCGCATGAAACCGACACGGTCGGCGATGAGCTTGGCCCGGAAGATATCGTGGGTGGACATGAACACGGACTTCCCCCGGTCGCGCATTTGAAGGAGAATCTCGAGAAACTCCCGACCCGACTGGGGATCGAGGCCGGAGGTCGGCTCGTCGAGCAGGAC of the Acidobacteriota bacterium genome contains:
- a CDS encoding sigma-54 dependent transcriptional regulator yields the protein MNERILIIDDEKSIREVFPILLGDHGFEVETAGDGRSGIEKTRLFEPDVVLLDMNLPDMSGLDVLAGLREIRPPAEIIIITAFGNIRNAVEAVKLGAYAYLEKPVDNEELMLNISRILEIRNLRHQVETLRSELSSRFRFSNIVGTSGRMNSVFQLMEKISRVDGTVLITGESGTGKELAARAVHFAGPRRDGPFVVVNCGAVPRDLIESEFFGHVKGAFTDARADKIGKFELAHTGTIFLDEVGELSQEAQVKLLRALGEREIIRIGGTQTVPVDVRVIAATNKNLEEEVRKGSFREDLYFRLAVLSLRLPPLRERVDDIPPLVDHFVRKYSGELGKTFAGFTSGALARLISYAWPGNVRELENVVYEALVMSEGEWVDEAALPARIRTGGFVPASRDPAAAPPASMKEESQRAAARTERDLILEALRQAGGNRTRAARILGVSRKTLFNKMTALDIRWPS